From Acidobacteriota bacterium, the proteins below share one genomic window:
- the moaC gene encoding cyclic pyranopterin monophosphate synthase MoaC: MPPMSDLSHLDSEGNARMVDVSAKAVTRRVAEASCRVLLRPETIARLASLPKGDAVAVARLAGIQGAKRAADLVPLAHPLPLDQVEVELHPGEAEVEIRSRVITTARTGAEIEALAACSVAALALYDMVKAVDREAVVTDLRLESKSGGKSGDFRRGGGADPPDTPESPA; the protein is encoded by the coding sequence ATCCCGCCCATGTCCGATCTCTCTCATCTCGACTCCGAGGGCAACGCCCGCATGGTGGACGTGTCCGCCAAGGCGGTGACCCGGCGCGTCGCCGAAGCGTCCTGCCGGGTGCTGCTGCGGCCGGAAACCATCGCCCGTCTCGCCTCGCTGCCCAAGGGCGACGCCGTGGCGGTGGCCCGCCTGGCGGGCATTCAGGGGGCCAAGCGGGCGGCGGACCTGGTGCCGCTGGCCCATCCGCTGCCCCTCGACCAGGTGGAGGTGGAACTGCACCCGGGCGAGGCGGAAGTGGAAATCCGCAGCCGGGTGATCACCACCGCCCGCACCGGCGCCGAGATCGAGGCCCTCGCCGCCTGCTCCGTCGCCGCTCTCGCCCTTTACGACATGGTCAAGGCGGTGGACCGCGAGGCCGTCGTCACGGACCTGCGCCTGGAGTCAAAGAGCGGCGGCAAGAGCGGCGACTTTCGGCGCGGTGGGGGAGCGGATCCGCCGGACACGCCGGAGTCGCCGGCTTGA